GTGGGAGACCGCCGCGGGCAGCGTGCCGCGCGACGCGGCCGTGGAGGTGCGCGTCTGTGGCACGACGGCGACCGGTGCCAGGGGGAGCGTCTCCGCGATCCGTGCCGCGCGGCCGTCCCAGGCGACGGTGAGCCCGCCGAGCAGGGCGGCGGCGAGGTTGTCGGAGTGGCTCTCGAGCGTGAGCCCGGCCGCGAGCAGGTCGTCGACCGGCGCACGGGGTGCGGCCGCCGCGAGGCCGAGCGCGATCGCGGCCGCCGACGAGCCGAGGCCGCGCTCGAGCGGGATCCGGTTCGTGAAGCGGAAGCGCTTGCCGGCGGGGTCGGCGAGCAGCGCGTACGCGCGCACGGCGAGGTTCGACGCGTCGGCGGCGAGCTCGCCCGCCCCCTCGCCCTCGATCGTGATGCCGTCGCCGTCGCTCAGCTCGAGCTCGTTCCAGAGGTCGAGCGCGACGGCGACGCAGTCGAAGCCGGGGCCGACGTTGGCCGACGTTGCGGGTGCACGAACGATCATGCGCGGGCGGCTTGTGCGATCGCGTCCGGGTCGGCCTCGACGAGCAGGGGGGCGACCCCGTGGCGATCGGCGTTCTCGATGTCCTTGAGGCCGTGACCCGTGATCGTGACGACGAGCCGCTCGCCGGCGACGGCGCCCTTGCGGATGGCGGCCAGGCCCGCGGCGGAGGACGGCTCGCAGAACAGGCCCTCGAGCGACGCGAGCTCGCGCCACGCCACCACGATCTCCTCGTCGGAGACGGCGACCACGTGGGCGCCGGCGGCGGCCACGCTGCCGGCGTGCACCGGCTCGCCGATGCGGATCGCCGAGGCGAGCGTCGTCGGGCGATGCTCCGCCTCCACCGAGTAGAGGGGCGCCGCCAGCGAGAGCTCGCCGAGGCCCTTCGCGTAGGCGGACGTGTTGCCGCCGCCCCCGTACGGGACCACGAACGCGTCGGGCGCGGCTCCGAGCTCCTCGACGATCTCGAAGACGGCCGTCTTCTGCCCTTCGCGCCGGTTGGGGTTGACGGAGTTGACGAGCACATGGGTGCCGCGGCGCGCGAGCTCCTGCGCGGCGGCGAGCGCCTCGTCGAAGTCGCCGCGTACCTCCAGCACCTTCGCTCCGAGCATGCGCGTCTGCGCCGCCTTCGCGCCCGCGACCGCGCCCTGCGGCGTCAGCACGAGCGCCGGGATGCCGGCGCGCGCCGCATAGGCGGCGGCCGAGGCGGCCGTGTTCCCCGTCGACGCGCAGATGACGGCCTCGGCGCCGTCCTCCAGCGCCTTCGACACGGCCACGGTCATGCCGCGATCCTTGTACGAGCCCGTCGGGTTCGACGCCTCCCACTTCAGCCACAACTCGACGCCGAGCCGCCGCGACAGGCGCGGCGCCCGCAGCAGGGGCGTCGAGCCCTCGCCGAGCGAGACGACCGGCGTCGCAGCCGTGACGGGGAGCCGGTCGCGGTAGCGGTCGATCAGCGCAGCCGTCATGTCCAGCCCAGCTCCTCGACGCCGCGGTCCGACACGACGGGCAGCGCGCTCGCCTCGCCGCGCGACTCGGGCAGCGCCCTGATCGCCGTGAGGGCCGCTTCCACGCGCCCCGCGGGCGCCTCGTGCGTGACGACGTGCAGCACCGCGTGCCCGTCGCCGGGCTGCTGCACGAGGCGTGCCACGGAGACGCCCTCGGCGGCGAGCTCGTGCGCGATCCGCGCCAGCACGCCGGCACGGTCGTCGACCTCGAGCCGGAGGTAGAACGGCGAGGTGAGATCGCCCGCCGGCAGCCGCTCCAGCTTGCGCCACACCGGGTCGTTCTGCAGGAAGCCCGTCCCGGTCGTGCCGACGACGGAGACCATGTCCGCGACGACGGCGGAGGCGGTCTCGATGCCTCCGGCGCCCGGCCCTTCCAGCGTGATCTCCCGGATCGCGTCGCCCTGCAGCATGACCGCGTTGAACGCCCCCTCGACGGCGGCGAGCGGGTGGTGGCGATCGACGAACGCCGGGCCCACTCGCACGTCGACGCGGTCGCCGACGAGTGTGGCGCGGCCGATCAGCTTGAGGTGCATGTCGAGAGCGCGCGCCGCGACGACGTGGTCGAGCGTGACGTGCTCGATCCCCTCCACGTCGACCCAGTCGAGCGGCACGCGGGTGCCGAACGCGACCGTGGCGAGGATCGCCGTCTTCGCCGCGGCGTCGATGCCGGCGACGTCCTCGGTCGGATCGGCCTCGGCGAACCCGAGCCGCTGCGCTTCCGCGAGCGCCTCCCCGTACGGGCGGCCGCCCTCCATCGCGGAGAGGATGAGGTTCGTCGTGCCGTTGACGATGCCGAGCACGCGGTGCACGTTCGTGACCACGAGCGACTCGCGCAGCACCTTGATCACGGGGATGGCGGCGCACACCGACGCCTCGAAGCGCAGCTGCACGCCGCCGGCGGCCGCCGCCTCGAAGAGCTCGGCGCCGCGGCGGGCGACGAGCTGCTTGTTCGCGGTCACGACGGGGCGGCCCGCGCGCAGCAGCTCGAGCACGTAGTCGCCGGCGGGATCGACGCCGCCCATGACCTCCGCGACGACCTGGATCGCCGGGTCGTCGCGGATCGTCGCGAAGTCGTCGCTGAGCACGCCCGGCTCGGGAGAGAAGCCGCGGTCCTTCGAGGTGTCGCGCACGAGCGCGCGGGTGACGCGCAGCCGGTGGCCGGTCGCGCGCTCGATCTCGTCGGCCGACTCCTCCAGCAGCCGGTGCACCGCGGCCCCGACGGTGCCGTACCCGAGCAGCGCTACGGGAACGTCGACGGAGGCCACCTAGTGGTCCCCGGCCCGGTGCATGAGGGAGCGCAGCTCCTTGCCGACCGTCTCCAGCGCCGTCTGCGCGGCCTCGGCGCGCATCGCCTTCAGGCGTGCCTCGCCGTTCTCCATGTCCTCCACCCATTCGCGGGCGAACGCGCCGCTCTGGATGTCGTCGAGGATCGCCTTCATCGCCTCGCGCACGTGCTCGTCGATGACGCGCCTGCCGCGGGTGTAGTCACCGAACTCGGCCGTGTCGGAGATCGAGTAGCGCATGCCGGCGAGGCCGCCCTCCCACATCAGGTCGACGATCAGCTTCAGCTCGTGCAGGCACTCGTAGTAGGCGATCTCCGGCTGGTAGCCGGCCGCGACGAGCGTCTCGAAGCCCGCGCGCACGAGCTCCGCGGTGCCCCCGCAGAGCACCGCCTGCTCGCCGAACAGGTCCGTCTCGGTCTCCTCCTTGAACGTCGTCTCGAGGATGCCGGCACGGCCGGCGCCGATACCGACGGCGTAGGCGAGCGCGAGGTCGCGCGCCCGGCCCGACGCGTCCTGGTGCACCGCGATCAGGGCCGGTGTTCCGTAGCCCTCGGTGAAGAGCCGGCGCACGACGTGACCGGGGCCCTTCGGGGCGACCATGATGACGTCGTTCGCGCCGGCGGGGGCGACGCGCTCGTAGAGGACGTTGAAGCCGTGCGCGAACAGCACGGCTGCTCCCGGCGCCAGGCTCGGGGCGACGTGCTCGGCGAACACCTGCGGCTGCACCTGGTCGGGAAGCAGGATCGCGACGAGCTGGGCGCCCCCGACCGCTTCGGCGATCGTGCGCACGCCGAGGCCTGCCGCCTCGGCCGCCTCCCAGGAGGCGGAGCCCTCACGGAGGCCCACCTCGACCTGGATACCGGAGTCGCGCAGGTTGAGGGCGTGGGCGTGGCCCTGGCTGCCGTAGCCGATCACGGCCACCTTGCCGGAGAGCAGTCCCAGGTCGCCGTCGCGGAGGATCGTCGCCATGCGTTCGTTCACCTTTCGTCGCGTTGATGGGGTCGTGCGGGCGCGGCTGCGCGCCGCCGGTCGATCAATTGATGGCAGACAGCCGTCGCGCCTGCCGCTTCGCCGACGCGCGGGCCATGCCGACGCGTCCGGTGCGGACGAGCTCCTGGATGCCGTGCGGCCGGGCGAGCTCCTGGAACGAGTCGAGCTCCTCGGGCGTGCCGG
This window of the Gaiella occulta genome carries:
- a CDS encoding homoserine kinase, encoding MIVRAPATSANVGPGFDCVAVALDLWNELELSDGDGITIEGEGAGELAADASNLAVRAYALLADPAGKRFRFTNRIPLERGLGSSAAAIALGLAAAAPRAPVDDLLAAGLTLESHSDNLAAALLGGLTVAWDGRAARIAETLPLAPVAVVPQTRTSTAASRGTLPAAVSHADAASTAGRAALLGAAAVSGDRMLFAEALWDRLHEPYRPSAVLDAIRAELPPGCAGATLSGSGPTVIAWAAGVDACAAALRGRFPDHEVRPLAVVPRGAL
- the thrC gene encoding threonine synthase, whose protein sequence is MTAALIDRYRDRLPVTAATPVVSLGEGSTPLLRAPRLSRRLGVELWLKWEASNPTGSYKDRGMTVAVSKALEDGAEAVICASTGNTAASAAAYAARAGIPALVLTPQGAVAGAKAAQTRMLGAKVLEVRGDFDEALAAAQELARRGTHVLVNSVNPNRREGQKTAVFEIVEELGAAPDAFVVPYGGGGNTSAYAKGLGELSLAAPLYSVEAEHRPTTLASAIRIGEPVHAGSVAAAGAHVVAVSDEEIVVAWRELASLEGLFCEPSSAAGLAAIRKGAVAGERLVVTITGHGLKDIENADRHGVAPLLVEADPDAIAQAARA
- a CDS encoding homoserine dehydrogenase, with protein sequence MASVDVPVALLGYGTVGAAVHRLLEESADEIERATGHRLRVTRALVRDTSKDRGFSPEPGVLSDDFATIRDDPAIQVVAEVMGGVDPAGDYVLELLRAGRPVVTANKQLVARRGAELFEAAAAGGVQLRFEASVCAAIPVIKVLRESLVVTNVHRVLGIVNGTTNLILSAMEGGRPYGEALAEAQRLGFAEADPTEDVAGIDAAAKTAILATVAFGTRVPLDWVDVEGIEHVTLDHVVAARALDMHLKLIGRATLVGDRVDVRVGPAFVDRHHPLAAVEGAFNAVMLQGDAIREITLEGPGAGGIETASAVVADMVSVVGTTGTGFLQNDPVWRKLERLPAGDLTSPFYLRLEVDDRAGVLARIAHELAAEGVSVARLVQQPGDGHAVLHVVTHEAPAGRVEAALTAIRALPESRGEASALPVVSDRGVEELGWT
- the ilvC gene encoding ketol-acid reductoisomerase, with protein sequence MATILRDGDLGLLSGKVAVIGYGSQGHAHALNLRDSGIQVEVGLREGSASWEAAEAAGLGVRTIAEAVGGAQLVAILLPDQVQPQVFAEHVAPSLAPGAAVLFAHGFNVLYERVAPAGANDVIMVAPKGPGHVVRRLFTEGYGTPALIAVHQDASGRARDLALAYAVGIGAGRAGILETTFKEETETDLFGEQAVLCGGTAELVRAGFETLVAAGYQPEIAYYECLHELKLIVDLMWEGGLAGMRYSISDTAEFGDYTRGRRVIDEHVREAMKAILDDIQSGAFAREWVEDMENGEARLKAMRAEAAQTALETVGKELRSLMHRAGDH